In Cellvibrio polysaccharolyticus, a genomic segment contains:
- a CDS encoding ZrgA family zinc uptake protein produces the protein MKLFLNPILLAGLVVSLSACQQEPPPEAAAVLSSQAAAEHTHHDHDHDHDHDHDHDHDHDHDHDHDHDHDHDHDHDHDHDHDHDHREAGAHVHGAGDVTLVLEGQALAIGFTVPAIDLTGFEHQPQSDTDKQKLTQVVEQLGDYKKLFTLPAAAGCQAAATEVVSTLLSGETESHADFDIQYVLNCESPEHLSEITLNIFSAFPSLQQLQGSWIVDNRQGSHRFSADNNTLKF, from the coding sequence ATGAAACTGTTTTTAAATCCGATATTGCTGGCCGGGCTTGTTGTGTCATTAAGTGCCTGCCAGCAGGAGCCGCCGCCGGAAGCAGCCGCCGTCTTGTCATCGCAAGCAGCTGCAGAACACACTCATCACGATCACGATCACGATCACGATCACGATCACGATCACGATCACGATCACGATCACGATCACGATCACGATCACGATCACGATCACGATCACGATCACGATCACGATCACGATCACGATCACGATCATCGTGAGGCGGGAGCGCATGTGCACGGTGCCGGTGATGTCACTCTGGTGCTGGAAGGTCAGGCGTTAGCCATTGGTTTTACCGTCCCTGCAATCGACTTGACCGGCTTTGAACACCAGCCACAATCGGATACAGACAAGCAAAAGTTGACGCAGGTGGTTGAACAACTGGGCGACTATAAGAAGCTGTTCACATTGCCTGCCGCTGCCGGCTGCCAGGCAGCCGCAACAGAAGTGGTGTCCACATTGTTAAGCGGTGAAACCGAATCACATGCGGATTTTGATATTCAATATGTACTGAATTGCGAATCGCCGGAACACCTGTCGGAAATTACCCTGAATATTTTTTCTGCATTTCCATCCTTGCAGCAGCTGCAAGGCAGCTGGATCGTAGATAATCGCCAGGGCTCACACCGCTTCAGTGCAGATAACAACACGCTGAAATTTTAA
- the zigA gene encoding zinc metallochaperone GTPase ZigA — MRQLPVTVLSGFLGAGKTTLLNHILHNRENLRVALIVNDMSDINIDAALVQNQVELHRTEEKLVEMSNGCICCTLREDLLIEVERLARAGQFDYLVIESTGISEPLPVAETFTFESETGQSLSHIARLDTMVTVVDAVNFARDYQEARLLSDVGEHLGEDDQRSISCLLVEQIEFADVIIVNKADLVTAEEIFRLQGILKALNSEAEIIVATRGAVPLNKVLNTGKFDFERAQQAPGWLKELRGEHQPETAEYGISSFTYRARKPFHPQKIYDFFNCPMLSGKLLRSKGFFWLASRPQMAGQWSQAGGLAQHGAAGYFWKALAEEHWPTDPEQLHYIMEKWQEPFGDMRQELVFIGQDLSVEVLVQQLDACLLSDEEVLAGKHYWSGLPDPFPAW, encoded by the coding sequence ATGAGACAACTGCCTGTAACGGTATTATCGGGATTTCTGGGTGCGGGGAAGACCACGTTGCTCAATCACATTTTGCACAACCGGGAAAACTTGCGGGTTGCGTTGATTGTGAATGACATGAGCGACATCAACATTGACGCAGCGCTGGTACAAAATCAGGTAGAGCTGCATCGTACCGAAGAAAAACTGGTGGAGATGAGCAATGGATGCATCTGTTGCACTCTGCGGGAAGACCTGCTGATTGAGGTGGAGCGGCTGGCAAGAGCGGGGCAATTTGATTATCTGGTGATTGAATCTACCGGCATTTCCGAGCCGCTCCCGGTTGCTGAAACCTTTACCTTTGAATCGGAAACCGGTCAGAGCCTGTCGCACATCGCCCGGCTGGATACCATGGTGACAGTCGTAGACGCGGTCAATTTTGCGCGTGATTACCAGGAGGCGCGCTTGCTGAGTGATGTTGGCGAACACCTGGGCGAAGACGACCAGCGAAGTATTTCCTGCTTGCTGGTAGAGCAGATTGAATTTGCTGACGTAATTATTGTTAATAAAGCCGATTTGGTGACGGCGGAAGAAATTTTCCGCTTGCAAGGCATATTAAAGGCGCTCAACAGCGAAGCAGAAATCATTGTTGCTACCCGTGGCGCTGTGCCTCTGAACAAAGTGCTCAATACCGGCAAGTTTGATTTTGAGCGGGCACAACAGGCGCCAGGTTGGTTGAAAGAGTTGCGTGGCGAGCATCAGCCGGAAACCGCAGAATACGGCATCAGCAGTTTTACCTACCGGGCGCGTAAACCCTTTCATCCGCAAAAAATATATGACTTCTTTAATTGCCCGATGCTCAGCGGCAAATTATTACGCTCCAAGGGGTTTTTCTGGCTGGCAAGCCGGCCGCAAATGGCCGGGCAGTGGAGCCAGGCGGGCGGTCTTGCACAGCATGGCGCGGCAGGTTATTTCTGGAAGGCGCTGGCAGAAGAGCATTGGCCCACCGACCCCGAGCAATTGCATTACATTATGGAAAAATGGCAGGAGCCTTTCGGCGATATGCGTCAGGAATTGGTGTTTATCGGACAGGATCTGTCGGTAGAGGTATTGGTGCAGCAATTGGACGCCTGTTTACTTTCCGATGAGGAGGTGCTGGCCGGAAAACATTATTGGAGTGGCTTGCCCGATCCCTTTCCTGCCTGGTAA
- a CDS encoding TonB-dependent receptor — MKQPSSFRKSLLSTCVAAVALSSVSTIALAQEEDYMVEEVVVTGIRASLANSVNVKRDAASVVDAISAEDIGKLPDTTIADSLQRVPGIQIRRNAGEGANVNVRGMPQVSTLMNGEQFLSASSITTTQPEFTDIPAELLSRVDVLKSAQASTLAAGVAGTIDLIARRPFDLDSGWTFAGSAEGSQGNYTDDDTGHKITGFAGFNNGDNFGALLSVTNSKATLANYRYGMYSDGWFRGYNEDADWPGRDVPKDLTGDGDTNDVVFGTIDYGVTNRIAERERLGVSGTVQFQVNDRVELLADVFYTKMEQGDFVNGLIADNAWSKYDWVNPDQSTLVNRGPAAGGNGKDFYTASVVNLEALRVLAKSETQMSDRESINLNLQANIEVNDNLSGSVRYVHGNATNEHTRNFADAFITSGAQHGLQTNKGGVKAPVNPNGYGPDRVDVVADFSGKHPSFTYPENFGQDINSYGMVSTFADQNRDEEATLDVLRLDGTYDFNDGMKFDFGYRFADREVVRDQFDYVAPFTVKNADGNDVTVYSKWRDSGLEGVKGGETIGQTFSFTDLQNRGLITSISDFGPAGDGNSYYFINTNAMKNNLAFQEQFFPGNIKVKDGRESYIVDEQTQTFYAQASFEGDSGLPYQANVGLQYIETDLAITKYNMDFRYRIEVDGVPYQTLDGTPNAITGTNVIRRSFNDFLPRANIAFETSENTKLRLAYTKTMMQMDANNLGRGRVFTTNYDSDNNVFKSVSASEYGNPYMNPWRSDNLDASLEWYFTDGGMITIGAFRVDVETAIATRTTQIDTVPDSDGVNRNPDGEIDLTVVENTEGNVIKGWELGYQQSFDFLPGLWSGLGTTINYTYTTGTGSDQDFYGKTAPMADNSKNQVNAVLWYEYDKWQARIAYNYRSERFIGRQWIDGNPSAWWQAPTSYVDASVSYDINDNVSVYLQGTNLTKEYEETYMQWSDVVVNQNIYEARYTVGVRAKF, encoded by the coding sequence ATGAAGCAGCCTTCAAGCTTTCGTAAGAGCCTGTTGTCTACCTGTGTTGCGGCCGTTGCTTTGAGTTCTGTAAGCACCATCGCCCTCGCGCAGGAAGAGGACTACATGGTTGAAGAGGTCGTGGTTACTGGTATTCGCGCCTCCCTCGCCAACTCAGTTAACGTAAAACGCGATGCGGCCTCCGTGGTCGATGCCATCAGTGCCGAAGATATCGGTAAACTGCCGGACACCACCATTGCCGACTCCCTGCAACGTGTTCCAGGTATCCAGATTCGTCGTAACGCCGGTGAAGGCGCCAACGTTAACGTGCGTGGCATGCCTCAGGTAAGCACCCTGATGAACGGCGAGCAATTCCTCAGCGCCAGCTCCATAACCACGACCCAACCGGAATTCACCGACATTCCCGCCGAACTGCTGTCACGCGTGGATGTACTTAAATCTGCCCAGGCTTCTACCCTGGCTGCCGGTGTTGCCGGCACCATCGACCTGATCGCCCGTCGCCCGTTTGACCTGGATTCAGGCTGGACTTTCGCAGGTTCTGCGGAAGGTTCACAAGGTAACTACACCGACGACGATACCGGCCACAAAATCACCGGTTTCGCCGGCTTTAACAATGGCGACAACTTCGGTGCTTTGTTGAGCGTTACCAACTCCAAGGCTACTTTGGCTAACTACCGTTACGGCATGTACAGCGATGGCTGGTTCCGTGGCTATAACGAAGATGCTGACTGGCCGGGCCGTGACGTTCCTAAAGATCTGACTGGCGACGGCGATACTAACGATGTTGTATTCGGCACCATCGACTACGGTGTGACCAACCGCATCGCCGAACGTGAACGTCTTGGTGTATCCGGTACTGTTCAATTCCAGGTAAATGACCGTGTTGAACTGTTGGCTGATGTTTTCTACACCAAAATGGAACAAGGCGACTTCGTTAACGGTTTGATCGCCGATAACGCCTGGTCCAAGTATGACTGGGTAAACCCGGATCAAAGCACGCTGGTAAATCGTGGCCCGGCTGCTGGCGGCAATGGTAAAGATTTCTACACCGCCTCCGTAGTTAACCTGGAAGCGCTGCGCGTTCTTGCCAAAAGCGAAACGCAAATGTCAGACCGCGAATCCATTAACCTGAACCTGCAAGCGAATATCGAAGTTAACGATAATCTGAGCGGTTCTGTGCGTTATGTTCACGGCAATGCCACCAACGAACACACCCGCAACTTTGCTGATGCGTTTATCACCAGCGGTGCGCAACACGGCCTGCAAACCAACAAAGGTGGCGTAAAAGCGCCAGTAAATCCTAATGGTTACGGCCCGGATCGCGTTGATGTAGTTGCAGATTTCTCTGGCAAACACCCAAGCTTCACCTACCCGGAAAACTTCGGTCAGGACATCAACAGCTACGGCATGGTATCCACCTTTGCTGACCAGAACCGCGATGAAGAAGCCACCCTTGACGTACTCCGTCTCGACGGTACTTACGATTTCAATGACGGCATGAAATTTGATTTCGGTTACCGTTTTGCCGATCGCGAAGTTGTGCGCGACCAGTTTGATTACGTAGCACCTTTCACCGTAAAAAATGCTGATGGCAATGATGTGACTGTGTACTCCAAATGGAGAGACTCAGGCCTTGAAGGCGTAAAAGGTGGCGAAACTATTGGTCAAACCTTCAGCTTCACCGACTTGCAAAACAGAGGCCTGATCACCTCTATTAGCGACTTCGGCCCAGCTGGCGATGGCAACAGTTACTACTTCATCAATACCAATGCGATGAAAAACAACCTTGCCTTCCAGGAACAATTTTTCCCGGGAAACATAAAAGTCAAAGATGGCCGCGAAAGCTACATTGTTGATGAGCAAACACAAACCTTCTATGCCCAGGCATCTTTCGAGGGTGACTCAGGTCTTCCTTACCAGGCCAACGTAGGTTTACAGTACATCGAGACTGACCTTGCCATTACCAAATACAACATGGACTTCAGATACAGAATTGAAGTAGATGGCGTTCCTTACCAAACTCTGGATGGCACGCCTAATGCCATTACGGGTACCAATGTTATCCGTCGCAGCTTCAATGATTTCCTGCCGCGAGCAAACATTGCTTTTGAAACTTCTGAAAATACCAAACTGCGTCTGGCTTACACCAAAACCATGATGCAGATGGATGCCAACAACCTGGGCCGTGGTCGCGTGTTCACCACCAACTACGATTCAGACAACAATGTGTTCAAATCAGTAAGTGCTTCCGAATACGGCAACCCTTATATGAACCCATGGCGCTCTGACAACCTGGATGCCTCTTTGGAGTGGTACTTCACTGATGGCGGCATGATCACTATTGGTGCCTTCCGTGTTGACGTAGAAACCGCTATTGCTACCCGTACCACACAAATTGACACGGTACCGGATTCTGATGGTGTTAACCGCAACCCGGATGGTGAAATTGACCTGACTGTTGTTGAAAACACCGAAGGTAACGTGATCAAAGGTTGGGAGCTGGGCTACCAGCAAAGCTTTGACTTCCTGCCAGGCTTGTGGAGTGGTTTGGGTACCACTATTAACTACACCTACACCACCGGTACCGGAAGCGACCAGGACTTCTACGGCAAAACAGCTCCAATGGCCGACAACTCGAAGAACCAGGTTAACGCCGTACTGTGGTATGAATACGACAAATGGCAAGCACGTATTGCCTACAACTACCGCAGCGAGCGTTTCATCGGTCGCCAGTGGATTGATGGCAACCCGTCTGCCTGGTGGCAAGCGCCAACTTCGTATGTTGATGCCTCTGTTAGCTACGATATCAACGACAACGTAAGCGTATACCTGCAAGGTACCAACCTGACCAAGGAATACGAAGAAACTTACATGCAGTGGTCTGATGTTGTAGTTAACCAGAACATTTACGAAGCCCGTTACACCGTTGGTGTTCGTGCGAAGTTCTGA
- the slmA gene encoding nucleoid occlusion factor SlmA, whose amino-acid sequence MVNPTKTSRRQQILESLACMLQDSPGERITTAALAKKVGVSEAALYRHFPSKSKMFEGLIEFIEESIFSRITLILNEETTALKRCEKILILLLTFTERNPGITRLLTGDVLTGETGRLRVRVVQFFERVETQFRQILREAELREGLRPVSTVGATANLLVSYIDGRITQFVRTEFRQPPTGYWAEHWLLMSDGLLHSPDHTS is encoded by the coding sequence ATGGTCAACCCCACAAAAACCTCCCGTCGCCAGCAAATTCTCGAATCTCTTGCCTGCATGCTGCAAGACAGCCCGGGTGAACGCATTACCACCGCTGCGCTGGCAAAAAAAGTCGGTGTCTCTGAAGCTGCGCTGTATCGTCACTTCCCCAGCAAATCAAAAATGTTTGAAGGGCTGATCGAATTTATCGAAGAGTCTATTTTCAGCCGCATCACCCTTATTCTTAATGAAGAAACGACAGCCTTGAAGCGCTGCGAAAAAATCCTTATTTTGCTGCTGACGTTTACCGAACGAAACCCTGGCATCACCCGTCTGTTAACCGGCGATGTTCTCACCGGTGAAACCGGCCGCTTGCGGGTGCGAGTAGTGCAGTTTTTTGAACGCGTAGAAACCCAGTTCCGACAAATTTTGCGTGAAGCGGAATTGCGCGAAGGCTTAAGGCCTGTCAGCACCGTAGGTGCAACGGCCAACTTGTTGGTCAGCTACATCGACGGCCGTATCACCCAGTTCGTCCGCACCGAATTCCGCCAGCCTCCGACGGGTTATTGGGCGGAGCATTGGCTGTTGATGTCCGATGGGCTTTTGCACTCACCCGATCACACCTCGTGA
- the argB gene encoding acetylglutamate kinase, producing the protein MSLTRDSAMNIANVLTEALPYIQRFTGKTIVIKFGGNAMIDEELQNSFARDIVLMKLVGMNPVVVHGGGPQIGDLLKKLNIKSEFINGMRVTDSATMDVVEMVLGGTVNKQIVSLINRNGGQAIGLTGKDGQLIRAKKLTVTHKTPEMLAPEILDIGHVGEVSGVNTSVIDMLINSHFIPVIAPIGVGADGASYNINADLVAGKIAEVLRAEKLILLTNVAGLQDKQGNVLTGLSTKQVDDLIEDGTIYGGMLPKIGCALDAVKGGVTSAHIIDGRVAHAVLLETFTDVGVGTLITNKAPV; encoded by the coding sequence ATGTCTCTTACCCGTGATTCCGCAATGAATATCGCCAACGTACTGACTGAAGCCTTGCCTTACATTCAGCGTTTTACCGGCAAAACTATCGTCATCAAATTCGGTGGCAACGCCATGATCGACGAAGAACTGCAAAACAGTTTTGCCCGTGACATTGTTTTGATGAAGCTGGTGGGTATGAACCCGGTAGTTGTTCACGGCGGCGGCCCGCAAATCGGCGACCTGCTGAAAAAGTTGAATATCAAATCCGAATTTATCAACGGCATGCGCGTAACCGACAGCGCCACCATGGACGTGGTGGAAATGGTATTGGGCGGCACCGTTAATAAACAAATCGTCAGCCTCATTAACCGTAACGGTGGTCAGGCGATTGGTTTAACCGGTAAAGACGGGCAGCTGATTCGTGCAAAAAAATTAACGGTAACGCATAAAACGCCGGAAATGCTGGCACCGGAAATTCTCGACATTGGTCACGTAGGCGAAGTGTCTGGCGTTAACACCTCGGTTATCGATATGCTGATCAACAGCCACTTTATTCCGGTGATCGCGCCGATTGGTGTCGGTGCCGACGGCGCTTCCTACAATATCAACGCCGACCTGGTTGCCGGAAAAATTGCCGAAGTATTGCGTGCAGAAAAACTGATTCTGTTAACCAATGTTGCCGGTCTGCAGGATAAGCAAGGCAATGTACTGACCGGTTTGAGCACCAAACAGGTCGACGATCTGATTGAAGACGGTACCATTTACGGTGGCATGTTGCCGAAAATCGGCTGCGCCCTGGATGCGGTTAAAGGCGGCGTAACCAGCGCTCACATTATTGATGGTCGGGTTGCCCATGCGGTGCTGCTCGAAACCTTTACTGATGTTGGCGTGGGCACCTTGATCACCAACAAAGCGCCTGTTTGA
- a CDS encoding phosphomannomutase/phosphoglucomutase produces the protein MKKKPTLETAKSELPLSRSALKAKEQQKRQQAQRRQFLLTGLLVALLANAALGWYLYGRLVNDVEAERMLRMTEQETRNRTGAVTAYLQQLNATLQQEAARETLLPALQDGDVQQLTQLEQSIQHSFYKASKVRLTPTGTLQLDRDSETPVRFTELDIVRKAERRQAPAPELVRINNHWWLHIITPIPAAEGQEVAGTLMVTLDSGELFQLFSVGDNNLGETRLLQKIPAAPVQTLSTSGAAGDWESREYPIPDSYLSVKFTPSDQLFRIVREMPALWILIISLSTALSLALVLVASRRRLPIKNGAAAATPVPAENDPAEQPASAAAEYTPTGVYSSQDILDISVIEEDADVLGLHQSVGKKAAVAPVDQPPANIFRSYDIRGVVGESLDGNLAEKIGRALGSEAIDQQETAVIVARDGRLHSEELTERLIKGINASGCQVIDIGVVPTPVLYFATCHLPETSSGVMVTASHNPAEYNGFKMVVKGVTLADDAVMNIRTRIIQQQYHQGTGGIEYRQMVPAYIERIFSDVALAGQISIVVDAGNAVTGVVAPQLFEELGCEVTPLFCDLDGSFPNHDPDPCHEKNLKALKAKVQEVNADIGVAFDGDGDRLVVVTPSGKTIWPDQLLMLFARDILSRHPGADVLFDVKCTRQLNQVVSSYGGRPVMWKTGHSPMKAKMIETGALLGGEYSGHIFIKDRWYGFDDGMYAMARLLEIVTLRDQSIDDVFEAFPILPSTPEFKIAIPDEEKAALIERLIAQGDFAGGKQTTIDGLRVDFSKGWGLIRASNTSPALTLRFEAEDEALLEKIQALFKRELQKIAPQLVIDF, from the coding sequence GTGAAAAAAAAACCAACATTGGAAACGGCCAAATCGGAGCTACCCCTCTCCCGTTCGGCACTCAAAGCCAAAGAACAGCAAAAGCGTCAACAGGCACAACGTCGGCAATTCTTGCTGACAGGTTTGCTGGTGGCGTTACTGGCGAACGCGGCACTTGGCTGGTATCTCTACGGCCGTCTGGTCAACGATGTTGAAGCCGAACGCATGCTGCGGATGACCGAACAGGAAACCCGCAATCGCACCGGCGCGGTTACCGCCTATCTGCAACAGTTAAACGCCACCCTGCAGCAGGAAGCCGCACGGGAAACCTTATTACCTGCCCTGCAAGATGGCGATGTGCAACAGCTGACGCAGTTGGAACAATCCATTCAACACAGCTTTTATAAAGCATCAAAAGTGCGCCTTACACCGACAGGCACATTGCAGCTGGACCGGGACAGCGAAACCCCGGTTCGTTTTACCGAGCTGGACATTGTGCGCAAGGCAGAGCGCCGACAAGCGCCGGCCCCCGAGCTGGTTCGCATCAACAACCATTGGTGGCTGCATATCATCACCCCGATACCGGCAGCAGAAGGGCAGGAAGTGGCGGGCACGCTGATGGTGACCCTGGATAGCGGGGAGTTATTTCAGCTATTCAGCGTGGGAGATAACAACCTGGGAGAAACCCGGCTGTTACAAAAAATACCGGCGGCACCGGTGCAAACCCTGTCGACTTCCGGCGCTGCCGGCGATTGGGAAAGCCGTGAATATCCTATTCCGGATAGCTACCTGAGCGTGAAGTTCACGCCTTCGGATCAGTTATTTCGTATCGTGCGTGAGATGCCGGCGCTGTGGATACTGATTATCAGTTTAAGCACCGCGCTCTCGCTGGCGTTGGTTCTGGTGGCAAGCCGAAGACGCCTGCCGATTAAAAACGGCGCGGCGGCAGCTACGCCAGTACCTGCTGAAAATGACCCGGCAGAACAGCCGGCAAGTGCGGCGGCGGAATATACCCCCACGGGTGTTTATTCCAGCCAGGATATTCTGGATATCTCGGTTATTGAAGAAGATGCCGATGTGCTGGGGTTGCATCAAAGCGTCGGTAAAAAAGCAGCTGTCGCTCCGGTGGATCAACCGCCCGCCAACATTTTTCGCTCTTATGACATTCGCGGCGTTGTGGGCGAGTCACTTGATGGCAATCTGGCAGAAAAAATCGGTCGGGCGCTGGGCAGCGAAGCCATTGACCAGCAGGAAACCGCCGTTATTGTTGCGCGCGACGGACGTTTGCACAGTGAAGAACTCACCGAGCGCCTGATTAAAGGGATCAATGCCAGCGGTTGCCAGGTCATCGACATCGGCGTGGTACCAACACCGGTACTGTATTTCGCCACCTGTCATTTGCCGGAGACGTCCAGTGGGGTGATGGTAACCGCGAGCCATAACCCGGCAGAATACAACGGCTTTAAAATGGTCGTGAAGGGCGTGACCCTGGCGGATGATGCGGTGATGAATATTCGCACCCGTATCATTCAGCAACAATACCATCAGGGCACTGGCGGTATCGAATACCGGCAAATGGTGCCGGCTTACATCGAACGTATTTTTTCCGATGTGGCACTGGCTGGGCAAATCTCGATCGTTGTGGATGCTGGCAATGCGGTCACCGGCGTGGTGGCACCGCAATTGTTTGAAGAATTGGGCTGCGAAGTAACGCCCTTGTTTTGCGATCTGGATGGCAGCTTTCCGAACCACGATCCCGATCCCTGCCATGAGAAAAACCTCAAAGCGCTGAAGGCCAAAGTGCAGGAAGTGAATGCGGATATCGGCGTAGCCTTTGATGGCGATGGTGACCGTCTGGTCGTCGTTACGCCCAGCGGAAAAACCATCTGGCCGGATCAACTGCTGATGTTGTTTGCGCGAGATATTTTATCGCGTCATCCGGGAGCCGATGTCTTATTCGATGTAAAATGCACGCGCCAATTAAACCAGGTGGTGAGTAGTTACGGCGGTCGCCCGGTGATGTGGAAAACCGGTCACTCACCGATGAAAGCCAAGATGATTGAAACCGGCGCGCTCCTTGGTGGGGAGTACTCCGGACATATCTTTATCAAGGATCGCTGGTACGGTTTTGACGACGGCATGTACGCCATGGCGCGATTGCTGGAAATCGTCACCCTGCGCGATCAAAGTATTGATGATGTGTTTGAGGCATTTCCGATATTGCCCTCAACGCCAGAATTTAAAATCGCCATACCGGATGAAGAAAAAGCCGCTCTTATTGAAAGGCTGATTGCGCAGGGCGATTTTGCCGGTGGCAAACAAACCACCATTGATGGGCTGCGGGTGGATTTCAGCAAAGGCTGGGGACTGATCCGTGCATCGAATACGTCGCCGGCTTTAACGCTACGCTTTGAAGCTGAAGATGAAGCGTTACTGGAAAAAATTCAGGCACTATTTAAACGCGAGCTGCAAAAAATTGCACCGCAACTGGTTATTGATTTCTAA
- the coaBC gene encoding bifunctional phosphopantothenoylcysteine decarboxylase/phosphopantothenate--cysteine ligase CoaBC: MSSLANKRILLGVTGGIAAYKSAELIRRLQDCGASVRVVMTQAAQAFITPLTLQALSGHPVHSDLLDPAAEAAMGHIELARWADAILVAPATADFMARLVSGEGNDLLTTVCLASSAPLALAPAMNQAMWRNAATQENLTRLQARQVAIFGPAAGSQACGDIGPGRMLEAVELCRLAEGLFETGSLSGKTVVITAGPTREAVDPVRYISNHSSGKMGYALAQAAIDAGAKTILISGPTGLPVPDRVQHIPVISADDMYRESLVHAVDCQLFIAAAAVADYRPAVLAEQKIKKGADDEMVIRLVKNPDIVAAVAALPQGQRPFTVGFAAESECLLQHARGKLERKNLDLIIANDIVAEGIGFNSDDNAVTVIDKSGELALDKQSKSGIARQLIALLAKKLPASGTN; the protein is encoded by the coding sequence ATGAGCAGTTTGGCCAATAAACGTATTTTACTGGGTGTAACCGGTGGTATAGCCGCCTATAAAAGCGCTGAGCTGATCCGCCGTCTGCAGGATTGCGGTGCCAGCGTTCGGGTGGTGATGACTCAGGCTGCCCAGGCGTTTATTACACCGCTCACCTTGCAAGCCCTGTCCGGGCATCCGGTGCACAGCGATTTGCTGGACCCGGCTGCCGAAGCCGCCATGGGGCACATTGAGCTGGCGCGCTGGGCGGATGCCATTCTGGTGGCGCCGGCGACGGCAGATTTTATGGCGCGGTTGGTCAGCGGTGAAGGCAATGACCTGCTAACCACGGTATGTCTCGCCTCCAGTGCACCGCTGGCGTTAGCGCCAGCGATGAATCAGGCAATGTGGCGTAATGCGGCAACTCAGGAAAATCTGACAAGATTGCAGGCGCGCCAGGTCGCTATTTTCGGGCCGGCTGCCGGTAGCCAGGCCTGCGGTGATATTGGCCCCGGCAGAATGCTGGAAGCTGTTGAGCTCTGCCGGCTTGCCGAGGGCTTGTTCGAAACAGGTTCGCTGAGTGGCAAAACGGTGGTGATTACCGCCGGGCCGACCCGCGAAGCAGTCGACCCGGTGCGCTATATCAGTAACCATAGTTCCGGCAAAATGGGTTACGCATTGGCGCAAGCCGCCATTGATGCCGGTGCCAAAACCATTTTAATCAGTGGCCCTACAGGGCTGCCAGTGCCTGATCGGGTGCAGCATATTCCGGTCATCAGTGCTGACGATATGTACCGTGAAAGTCTGGTTCACGCAGTGGATTGCCAGTTGTTTATTGCCGCTGCGGCGGTGGCAGATTATCGTCCGGCGGTACTGGCCGAGCAGAAAATAAAGAAAGGCGCCGATGATGAGATGGTCATCCGGCTGGTAAAGAACCCGGACATAGTGGCGGCGGTGGCGGCGCTACCGCAAGGGCAGCGTCCTTTTACCGTGGGCTTCGCCGCAGAGAGCGAATGCCTTTTGCAGCATGCGCGCGGCAAACTGGAACGCAAAAATCTGGATCTGATTATTGCCAACGACATAGTGGCAGAGGGCATCGGTTTTAACAGTGACGATAACGCGGTCACAGTGATTGATAAGAGCGGCGAACTTGCTCTGGATAAACAGTCCAAATCGGGCATTGCCCGGCAGTTGATTGCGTTATTGGCGAAAAAATTACCGGCTTCCGGTACTAACTGA
- the radC gene encoding RadC family protein: protein MAITDWPAAERPREKLLLTGAEALSDAELLAIFLRIGCAGKSAVDLARDLLVTYGGLRPLLEATQEDFCRGQGLGTAKYAQLQAVLEMAKRHLSASLQERDLLTSPTLVRQYLSTRLRHQQREVFAILFLDSQNRLLAYDELFYGTLDGASVYPREVVKATLAHNAASLILAHNHPSGMPEPSDADIRLTDRLQKALTLIDVRILDHMIVGNDEVLSFAERGLLPP from the coding sequence ATGGCGATTACCGATTGGCCGGCTGCTGAACGGCCCCGCGAAAAACTCTTGCTCACCGGCGCAGAAGCCTTGTCAGATGCCGAGCTGCTGGCCATTTTTTTGCGCATTGGCTGCGCCGGAAAATCTGCCGTCGATCTCGCCCGGGATCTGCTGGTAACCTACGGCGGTCTGCGCCCGCTGCTGGAAGCCACACAGGAAGATTTCTGTCGCGGACAAGGGCTGGGCACAGCCAAATATGCCCAGCTTCAAGCGGTACTGGAGATGGCCAAACGGCATCTGTCTGCCAGTTTGCAGGAGCGCGATTTACTCACCAGCCCGACCCTGGTCAGGCAATATCTCTCGACGCGCTTGCGCCATCAGCAGCGGGAAGTATTTGCCATCCTGTTTCTGGATAGCCAGAACCGGCTGCTGGCCTACGATGAATTATTCTACGGCACGCTTGATGGCGCCTCGGTCTATCCCCGGGAAGTGGTGAAAGCCACCCTCGCCCACAATGCCGCCAGTCTGATTCTTGCGCACAATCATCCTTCCGGAATGCCGGAACCCAGCGATGCGGATATTCGCCTCACCGACCGCCTGCAAAAAGCGCTGACCTTGATTGATGTGCGCATTCTCGACCATATGATTGTGGGCAATGATGAAGTGCTGTCTTTCGCCGAGCGAGGGCTACTTCCTCCCTGA